One window of Dyadobacter sandarakinus genomic DNA carries:
- a CDS encoding M16 family metallopeptidase, producing MIRYKQFTLDNGLRVFVHEDFSTPMAAVNILYNVGSRDEDEERTGFAHLFEHLMFGGSKHIPSYDIPVQNVGGENNAFTSPDITNYYITLPADNIETAFWLESDRMLSLSFDPNVLEVQRKVVIEEFKQRYLNQPYGDMWLKLRPLAYQVHPYRWATIGKDIQHIERASLDDVSSFFFRFYRPNNAVMVVAGAVTAAQVEELSKKWFGDIPPGPAYIRSLPKEPVQMEARVLEASAAVPLDMLVKVFHMPGRYESGFYEGDLASDILGRGKSSRLYQQLLKERNMFNSISASVTSSLDPGLLMIKGNLNPGVSLEEADKAVDEVIREFVEKGTSDEEVIKVRNQAEASLAFSEVELLNRAMNLAFAANAGNPEWANQDAEIIRNMTAGDLNRAARNILRPGNASTLLYRADQKAMA from the coding sequence ATGATCCGCTACAAGCAATTTACACTGGACAATGGCCTGCGGGTTTTTGTGCACGAGGACTTCTCTACGCCGATGGCGGCTGTGAATATCCTTTATAATGTGGGTTCCCGCGATGAGGACGAGGAGCGTACCGGCTTTGCGCATTTGTTTGAACACCTGATGTTCGGCGGTTCCAAACATATTCCCAGCTACGATATTCCCGTGCAGAATGTAGGTGGTGAAAACAATGCATTTACGTCCCCCGACATCACCAATTATTACATTACACTTCCTGCTGATAATATAGAAACGGCTTTTTGGCTTGAATCTGACCGGATGCTGAGCCTTTCTTTTGACCCGAATGTACTGGAAGTGCAGCGCAAGGTGGTTATCGAGGAGTTCAAGCAGCGCTACCTGAACCAGCCCTATGGCGATATGTGGCTCAAACTGCGGCCACTGGCGTACCAGGTACATCCCTATCGCTGGGCAACAATCGGCAAGGACATTCAGCATATTGAACGTGCCTCGCTGGACGATGTAAGCAGCTTTTTCTTTCGTTTTTACCGCCCCAACAATGCTGTGATGGTTGTAGCAGGCGCCGTAACTGCCGCACAGGTAGAAGAGTTGTCGAAGAAGTGGTTCGGCGATATTCCTCCCGGTCCGGCTTATATCCGCAGCCTGCCCAAAGAGCCTGTTCAGATGGAGGCACGCGTGCTCGAAGCCTCAGCCGCCGTACCCCTCGATATGCTCGTGAAAGTGTTTCACATGCCGGGCAGGTACGAATCCGGCTTTTATGAGGGAGATCTTGCCAGTGACATCCTGGGCCGCGGAAAGTCGTCGCGCCTTTATCAGCAGCTGCTGAAAGAACGTAATATGTTTAACAGCATCAGCGCCAGCGTAACTTCATCTCTGGATCCGGGGCTGCTGATGATTAAGGGAAATCTGAATCCCGGCGTGTCGCTGGAAGAAGCCGACAAGGCGGTGGACGAAGTGATCAGGGAGTTTGTGGAAAAGGGTACCAGTGATGAAGAAGTAATCAAAGTCCGGAACCAGGCAGAAGCATCGCTTGCATTTTCGGAGGTGGAATTGCTGAACCGCGCCATGAACCTGGCTTTTGCCGCCAATGCAGGTAATCCGGAGTGGGCCAATCAGGATGCGGAAATCATCCGTAACATGACGGCCGGTGACCTCAACCGTG